One segment of Odontesthes bonariensis isolate fOdoBon6 chromosome 1, fOdoBon6.hap1, whole genome shotgun sequence DNA contains the following:
- the galnt2 gene encoding polypeptide N-acetylgalactosaminyltransferase 2 — MRRKSRILLCFAVLWVLGIAYYFYSGTALSRKDDWGSSDSSSRGKAHSSDDKAHNVETLPPGKVRWEDFDQDLYVGATVVRPGQDPYARNKFNQVESDKLRMDRAVPDTRHDHCRHKQWKSELPASSVVITFHNEARSALLRTVVSVLKKSPPHLVKEIILVDDYSDNSEDGALLGKIEKVRVLRNDRREGLMRSRVRGADAATAPVLTFLDSHCECNDHWLEPLLERVAEDKTRVVSPIIDVINMDNFQYVGASADLKGGFDWNLVFKWDYMTLEQRRARQGNPIAPIKTPMIAGGLFVMDKDYFELLGKYDMMMDVWGGENLEISFRVWQCGGSLEIIPCSRVGHVFRKQHPYTFPGGSGTVFARNTRRAAEVWMDEFKNFYYAAVPSARNVPYGNIQSRLEMKKRLGCKPFKWYLENVYPELRVPDHQDIAFGALQQGGNCLDTLGHFADGVVGVYECHNAGGNQEWALTKDKSVKHMDLCLTVVDRTAGSLIKLQGCRENDSRQKWEQIESNSKLRHVGSNLCLDSRSARMGGLTVEVCSPSLNQQWKFTLNLQS; from the exons GATGATTGGGGCTCCAGTGACTCCTCCAGCAGAGGCAAAGCTCACAGTTCTGACGACAAGGCCCACAACGTGGAGACTCTGCCACCAG GTAAGGTGCGCTGGGAGGACTTCGACCAGGATCTGTATGTCGGAGCCACGGTGGTCCGACCGGGTCAGGACCCGTATGCCAGGAACAAGTTCAACCAGGTGGAGAGCGACAAACTCCGAATGGACAGAGCCGTGCCCGATACGCGACACGATCA cTGCAGACATAAACAATGGAAGTCAGAGCTGCCGGCCTCCAGTGTTGTCATCACCTTTCATAATGAAGCTCGCTCTGCTCTGCTGCGGACTGTGGTCAG TGTCTTGAAGAAAAGTCCTCCTCACTTGGTCAAAGAGATAATTCTGGTTGACGACTACAGTGATAACT CGGAGGATGGAGCACTGCTGGGGAAGATTGAGAAAGTGCGTGTCCTAAGAAACGACCGCAGAGAAG GACTGATGCGTTCGAGGGTCCGCGGAGCAGATGCTGCCACAGCGCCAGTCCTTACCTTCCTGGACTCTCACTGTGAATGTAATGACCACTGGCTGGAGCCGCTACTGGAGAGGGTGGCTGAG GATAAGACCAGAGTAGTATCTCCTATCATTGACGTAATCAACATGGACAACTTTCAGTATGTGGGAGCCTCGGCTGATCTGAAAGGAG GTTTCGACTGGAATTTGGTGTTTAAATGGGACTACATGACTCTGGAGCAGAGACGTGCCAGGCAAGGCAACCCCATCGCCCCCATCAA GACTCCAATGATCGCAGGAGGTCTGTTTGTCATGGACAAGGATTATTTTGAGCTGCTGGGAAAATATGACATGATGATGGACGTATGGGGAGGAGAAAACCTGG agATCTCATTTCGCGTGTGGCAGTGTGGCGGCAGTCTGGAGATCATCCCCTGCAGCAGAGTTGGTCACGTCTTCAGAAAGCAACACCCATACACCTTCCCTGGCGGCAGTGGGACTGTGTTTGCAAG GAACACGAGGAGAGCTGCAGAGGTGTGGATGGATGAATTCAAGAACTTCTACTACGCTGCTGTTCCTTCAGCGAGAAATGTCCCCTATGGAAA TATCCAGAGTCGTTTGGAGATGAAGAAAAGATTAGGCTGTAAGCCGTTCAAATGGTATCTGGAGAACGTTTACCCTGAACTGAG GGTCCCAGATCACCAGGACATCGCCTTTGGGGCACTACAACAGGGAGGAAACTGCCTGGACACCCTGGGGCATTTTGCTGATGGAGTGGTGGGCGTCTACGAATGTCACAACGCAGGAGGAAACCAG GAATGGGCCCTCACCAAGGATAAATCTGTCAAGCACATGGACCTGTGTCTGACTGTGGTGGACCGAACAGCTGGTTCCCTCATCAAACTACAAGGCTGTCGAGAGAATGACAGCAGACAG AAATGGGAGCAGATCGAGTCCAACTCGAAGCTTCGTCACGTGGGCAGCAACCTCTGCTTGGACAGCCGCAGTGCCAGGATGGGTGGACTCACTGTGGAGGTCTGCAGCCCGAGCCTCAACCAACAGTGGAAGTTCACCCTCAATTTACAATCATAG